aggatggaagggctccatatataagctcttccaaccttcttggcttagcacttggctaccaggattcataaactctattaCTTAGCCTGAagatctagagtttgaatcctggggaaggcaaaaatccactggccaggggtgggaagtcctagtgagtaacggcacggccgagggtcgtcggtcgatgacataagggtcgccagttgggccgccagttgggccgcccaagggaccgtcaaatgggccgcccaaggggccgaggggtcgggtcgttacaataaaaaggcgcattTTTTtgaatcttggtagccaagtgagcgccatgGTCCAACCCAATTAAAAATATTCCACAAAATTATAAATCGAAAGGAAGAACTTAATTAATCACCATTATCCATCatgatattatatgaatatgtAGTCTGCATGAGAGTTTAACTAGAGTTGGTAGAGCTCCATGTAGATCTTGGATTGGTCTGTTTGCAGTGGGtttgaaagaagaaaaaaaatgcaattgCTAAGTTTTAGTGCACTAAATTCAGCATGATACATTGTTAATTATAATTTGTAAACTCTTCCTAGTTGGAGAGGTACCATCGTAGTGACGACTCTTTGAGTGCGCTTGGCATCCTTATACTAGCAAGTATCAGCCATGAAAAATTGTTATATTCTGCTAGCATGATAGGACCAGTGTTCCAAGAAGCTGTATAAAAGAAATAGTAATATGACAGCCTTTTGTCTGTTGGTATCATCTTGCTTGATGGGCATTCGACACAAGTAGTGCAAAAAAAAATCTCAGTTATTATTGTTATTCTTCAGGTACTCTTCCTTTTCCAATGCTTTTGACATCTTACTTTAGTTATGTTTCTAAGACGCTTCTATTCCTTGATCTGAATCTGCTAATTGAACCAATTCTATATATAAGAGTcaaatgaaggaatatgactcctGCCCTGGAAAATTGAGAGAGAAACCTGATGGAATAACTGCTAGTTTCTGAACTTGAGGAGATTTTTAGACTTTAAAGTTACTACTCATTCcttgttttgtttctttttatGCAGAATTCTAGAGGACTGTTGTCATATCAGTTGAAAGAAAGTTCCTTCAAGGTCTTCCTTTTAACTCTATGCGTGTCAGACCTTGCACAGAATTTCTGAGGTCTGTCCAAACCTCAGTAATGTGTCTTCTGGCACATTATATGAGCTGTAGTTGGTAGTCTGTTTAGAACTAGATAATAACTATAATCCTTCTAGAATTGCAAAGATATATTTACACTCAATCAAGGTATTTTGTGATCTTAAACAGATTACTTGACTGACTGTTTATTCAGGCTTAAAGTTCAGGCATGGATTGTTCCAATATTCTCAGATGTCTGTGTTGTTCTCTCTTCTTGTAGATGTCACCTATAAAATGCAAAAGTACCGAGTGCTACATAGCAACTTGTTCACTTTTGGAAATCATAAACTCGGAGATTAAGGTCTTCAATCAATAAAAACATTGTCTATCAGTTTCAAGGTTCAAGCAAACTGGCTGGATCTTGTGGCAAAAATAACTTAGATTGAGGATCAATCTGGGTTATCTTCTTTGCATCTGACAGCAAGCCTAGTACTGTAAAATTCAACAAAATAATTCCATATATGGAAGGATGCTAAGGGATGCATAGTGAATTAATactgaaaagggttttgaaataaTAGGACTGTCGGGGAATCAGTCTCTGGCGAAGAGAACTAAAGAGAGAAACAAAGAGAAATATAGTGTTACTCTCTTAAGATGACCACATATACTTTCTAGTTGCTGTATTTTgcatatttgttatttttttcatcTTAAGTCAATGGATTTACTGTGATAAATTCTAACTAAGCTTATAGAAACTCTCTCATATTGAGTCATCCAAACAGAAAGTCTTGAGTTTTCAACGATCAAGTCCTAGAAATACCTAGTTTCATTTGAAGCACTGTAAGAACTCAGATATGATTCAAGAAATCTGGATTGCCTTACAGACAAGCAAAATGGTGTCTTCAAATATTTATCATTTCAACttcatttttttagaaatacctaGATATGTAAATCAAATAACAATATTTTTCTAGTTTTGCACTACCTTCATAGATAATGATAGGCACTTAATAATTTAAGATTCTTTTGTTAGTGCGAGCTTTGGTCAGATTCAGAAACCATACAGAGTATAGTGGTAATTGATGGTTAATTGTCTAAGTTTATTCTGATTTGGGCGATTGGACTACTGTGTATCCAGCCTAGAAATTGATGGTTTATCATGTTTTTTGTATTTTGCTCAGGTGGCTGGCTTGAGTGTTGATAAACAAATACCGGATACCACAATGTATGATGACTTAACATTCGGTATCCTTCCGTAGAAACCCTACCTGGTTGTTTTCAGTCTATTTCTCACTGAAAGAAGTGTATGGAAAATTCTTGAGCTCAGCTACATTTTAAGTAGGTTTACCTAGATCCCAAATGTTGAGAACATAAATTTGTAGATTGACCACTTTTGGCTTGATCTTTTAGGATGTGAATGAACAGTGAAGTTTAATAATTATGTTAAAGCAAGAAGTACTGTTTTAATCCTACTAGTGATACTACTGAACACCACTTGGAATATCTACTGAACACCTACTAATTTAACACTTGTGATTTACTGAGAGAAGAGAACTCAAATCTTTTTCTGAAGAGAATAAATGAGAAGATGTGCATACTTATTGCTGGAAAAAACCATTACAAATATGCAGAGTCTACAATTTCTACTACTATAAATTTAGTTCCACCCTAGTGAACTTAATGTACAAGACTCTTGGTTCACTTCCTATAACATAAATTCATTCCTAATACCTTCATTGACTCCTTATGTAAGTCTTTCAGTAAAAATGCTATTGTCTCCAAGACTAAATCAAATGCATTTATTTAGGATGCATCCATGTTATAATTCTCACTTCTGATGTGGAACACAAGCTAATTAGTTGATGCAGTAGTGGACATAGCATGATTCTCCTCTTTAAAGTCATACTTTTTCAAAGGGAAGCTAGTATTCCCCTCTTTATCCTCCAAAATTCTCCTATTGTTTTCTTTGGCCCGTCAATCAATAACTTACTGCAAGACAAACTACAGATGGATATGTGATCAAGaccttcacttttttttttcttttgccagaTCTGTGTATTGATTACAAGGGGCTGGAAATCTCCTACACAGGAAACTGAAACGAATGCAGGTTTAAGAGTCTATGATGGAATGACTCTGGTCAAAGAATTTGCCTTCCTTCCATAGTTCCATTGCTTCTGCTGATCAAGAATCAATAAATCAATCTCCTATGACGCTCTGAAAAGATGATTGGGATTACCAGGAGAGCATGTTACTCCGCTTGTGCTTCTGTCTCGGATTAAGAGTCTCATGGAGCTTAGAGCCCCAGACCTAGCGCACATGACGCCTGTGTTTGAGGCGATACGGGCATTGAAAGCCGCATTAGTTGCACGTGCGCATGTGCGCAGGTGAGAGTACGTGTCTGTGTGACTGTCCACGCGCTCACATGAAGAGGAGTGTGATGGCTGGGCACACATGCAAGTCAAGTCCTATTCATACACCCTGGCCATTCTCACTCCCCTTGCCATGAGCTTCAAGGTATGGTATGGAGTAATATGTTATATGCTCCCGTCTGGTGGGGACTTAATAACCCAACCAGATCAATCGAGATAAAGTTTAAGAAAAGGTTAGGTTTCTAAGAATGCTGGTTTTCATGAgtactttttaatttaatagtcaATTTGAAGGGTTTAATATTTGATGTCAACTAAAAAAAAAGTTAGATTtgaatgataaatttaaaaatgttgACTGCTTAAATGAGTCTCTACAAGTGTTTTTTGAATCATGTTGATGGCTGATAAAAAACTTCACAGAATTGGATACATGAATTATTAGGTTGGCTGGAAATGAGATGTCTATCTTTACCTGTCTCTGGTTCCTCATCCAACGTAGGTAGGTGACTGCAGCCACGCACATCTTCTCATATCTCTCTCTGTTGTCAGAGTTTGCTGGGAGAACAACAGGTGAGAGGGGTGAACATTCCAAACTCCAACTCCAAGTGCTGTCTTTCTTTTGATTTACAACTTATTTATTCCATGGTTGACTAGAGaaactaattaaattagatgGTAACAGGACACGTGGCCAGAGGACCGTTCCAAAGGGGATCTTAGTGTTGAAAGCATTAGGTACAGACACGAAGATATTGGGCTTCAAGAGTTGAGGATCACAGTATTATATTGGCCGCATGATCCGGGCATGGAAGATCTAACTAAAGGATCTCAGGTTTAAAAGTTCGCACAAGCATCCCACATGGGGGGTCTGGCACTTGCTCTACGGCATCTTGTTGGAATTTTCCTTCAATTAACCATGTAAACTTAGGTTGCGAATAGAGTAATAAAGGGTGCAGCACCTATGAACTTTGTCCTCGAAAACATAGACACTGCTTTATCCTTGTACTGTCTAATGGGACGACAAGACCACTGTCCTCGCTATCTCTGAGAAAAGATCATTCAAATGAGAAATAAATTCAGGCTTTGCTTAATACCGCTTTGGATTGGATACCGATTCAgagaaattttcaaaagaaaaattcaaagaatttggGCTCTTCTGGAAACGATGAAAGAATCTCGCAAGGATTGTACTGCAGCCAAAACAAGGTACCCATGCTTCTCTTTCACCTGTCCTTGGTTGTTGGATCAAACTCACTATGCATGAATTTGTCATGCATGCTTCCTTTTTTATACAAAGCAGCAGGCAGTCATAGTAGCAAGAAactctcttttttatttttatttttttttacgagAAAGTGACATACATCACTCATTAACATCCACGAGAAGTTAATCCTCATTCTTGCCCACATCAATGGATAAGTGTTTTGTTCCTATGTCATGCTGGCAGTGAAAGTGACTACGACTGTCCGTCTAGCTTCtgttgacaagtgacatcctatggtaactcttcttctccaccacTTCATATGATTCCAAGGTGTCGACTCTCTGAGATATTGTGGCACAGCACTTGAACAATTTGCTAATAGGATAGGACTCTTGGCCTGAGCATTATTATAATATTGTAGCATAAATAAATTAGTaaattgatatttttctaatcacGTGATGGCAGGCTGGAAGGTAGTGGATCCACCATCATGGTGCCATTGCATGTTCTATTTGGAGTGCTCGTGGGGGTTGGAGATCAGGTTGAAAGATCATTGTGTGGTACCTTCGAGACCATGGTAAGATGGCTCGATAACTGAAACAAAAACGCCAGGCCTCGTGTTGTTTACCTTCGTTCATGATAAATTAACAAAAAAAGACAGAAAgattgtttatttttgtttttcctcTGTTGCTTAGGCTACTTGCTTCCAACTACATTGACACGCCACAAAAAAAATAacagagggaagaaagggagagaGTTACAACGACAAACTAAACGAGATCTCTTCGAGATTTCTGTAGATTCATCCTTCTATTTCTTCTACAGAGAAGGGGATATAGGGTCAATCTCTTTAAATCTTCTTTCCACTTTCTTTCTTTGACATCTGTAGAAGACAGACAAACCACAGCCATTGAGAATGAGTTAAAGAACATAACACGAACCTAACcagatttatttattataattaacATGAGACAATGCTGACCATCGAAATCTCTTAACTGGTCTTGTAGGTCTTGGCTTGCCGAGAGAAGTGGATTGAAGGAAGCCCATTTGCTTTTTCTGGCGTATAGTTTCTCTGCTCAATATTGGACTACCAATTGAAACACAGAGCAACAATGGAAGATGTGCTTATGGAAGTAAGAAAAATTCACCTCGAAATGGGTAGCTGAGTAGCCACAAGAGAATTCCAAATCACCTTCCATGGGGGTCTTCATGTAGCTGCTGATGTCCTCACTAATGAAGCTGGCCTGCAATACCAGCGAACCTCAAGAGGTTAATAACCAACGAGAGCAGGCGAAGTGGAACTTCAACCAAAATCTGCATTCATACTTTGGGTTGGCTGACGAGAGGTGAACTGGCAGTGTCATCCAACAGAGAAGAGCAATGCTCCTGGTATTGTTGCTCCGGTTCAACTTTCCTCTTCTTGGCATTACCACACTTGACTAAGTCATTGCCTTCAAAGCAAGTGCTGGAGTTGATACTGTGGAGGGAGAGCTTATCCTGTTCAGGGAAGTGAGGCGGCCCAGAGGATGCATCAGAGACCATCGacaagtcttcttcttcctcctcctcctcctcctccaaggAATCGCCTTTCTCATGCTCAAGAGGCAGAGAGAAGGCACAGGAGGAGTTGTCTAAGTAAGCCGTCCAACCAGATTGGCATCCACTGCTGCACTCTGAGCTGATGACATCTCGCTCCTCCTCCCCCAGCATGATCAGGTATTTGATCTCTCCCCAGTATAGTATTTGCACTGTCTGTGTTAAGTGTCCGTCAATGTGAAGTAGTAGCGGTGGTGGTGGGAAGCAGTGGGGAGGAGAGGGGGAGAAATGAAGCAGAGAAAACAGATGAAATGAAGAGCATGAGAGCCAAATTTAATCCGAGACTAATTTTGTCCTTATGTCCATGCCGTCCTTCCTCCCACCACATTGCTTTCCTCGGTGcacatgaaaaaaattaaaactgcCAGTTGGGCAACGGACGCTTTGTTGGTGAACATGGACTTGGCGGACACTGAGTGAGACTCCGACACTGTACCACATAGATTTAGAGATAGAGAGAGAAGGAGTACTCTCACACCCACACTGATCTCACCTCGCGCTGCGCTCTTCCTTGGAAATCTCTGTTTCTCTCTCATCCCGTAGAAGGAATGGAGCCAAAACAGCCTCACATGCAATACAGCGAGGCAAAGCGTACCTATCCACGCCGGGTTTCATTATTCGCCTTTAAAATCCCGTGAACGGAGCAAATTTTGGCGTTGGGGAGGTGAGGCGTATCCTATTACTATCTGTACGGCCGCAGGCCCCTCCATCTTACTCGAGGACCCTGTTCAATGTTTTCTTTGTCATATCCCTCGTAGATTCTCACACTACTTATTGAAGGTTCAATTGAGACCTGTGTAACGTAACTCTATTCCCACCTAATCCAGCCCTTTCAATCGCTTCCCTCGTGTAATAACCTGACACTCAAATTCAGTCTGGTCAGAATAATGGAGTAATGAAGAACGCGTGTCATGAAAGACAATCCTCTTGTCTGATCCGATTATTACTATTCAGTCAATCTCACAGGAAGAGTTTTTTTTGTCTCTTAATTGAAGCATGCATATCTCCTACACGATTGTTTGTATTCCTTCAGTGCTAGCtagatttgtagaaatttttactTCCTGATCGATGATTAAGAAATTTGTCACATTAAGTGATAGCTCCAACTTATAGCTAGCTAGGAAGCCTGACCATCAACTATCATCGATCAGCTAGCAATAATGCTGCTGGTGGAGATCGAACTAACAAGTGTGAGTAATTATTGGCGCTTTAATTCTCCCTGCAGGGGAGATATATTTCTTCCACAAACCATGATTCGCACCTGCAGCAAAAGCAATCAGTAATCTAAATGGTCAATTATATATATTCTGACCATCAAAATGCCGTCGAATGGTTTTGATGAGTGTTGCATGACTCGCTTAGCGAAGACTGAAGACTTTGTTCTTTGTCTAGGTAATTTACTCCCTCCGTGAAACAGGGAAAGGTAAATAGAGCTCCAAGTAATAATATTTATGCAATTATCAGTTGTCATCGTTATTTTGGAACCACCTAATCACTAATCAGGATCGTACTTTGCAGTCTAAACATGCATGAACATGGACGGCCAGGCACGGCGTGCGTGGTCTTCTCTTTGCCCTCGCACTTAACGGAGTCTGGGACCATGGTTCTTTAACCCGCACCTCTCACCGCTTTCCACTTCCATCTCCTGCATGTGCTAATGGCCTCTTCACATGCCCGCCATGTAGATGGTACGTAATTAGCCTGTATGTTACGTTGGATTCTTAACTTGAAGCCTAGCTAGTTTGGATCATGAAATTGAATGCCCCCACCTATTTGGAGGCCGATGTAGCTAAGAGACACTAACTAGAATTCAATATCCATCTATGCTTATGATACATACATTGATTTGATCTGCCACCTCGGTCTGCTACTGTTCGCTGTTGAGTTAAAACTGCTATCCAACAAAAATACTTCATACAGCTGCCAAAGAATTGAATCTGCCGGCCCCGTATCGAACTGTTTTATCTTAACCACTCCGAAAGGATTTAATTACTTGACTGAAGAAGGGAATGAATATGGGGGAGCCCTTAATTTGTGGGTGTGTTAAAGAGTACCTAGCTGCCCATCTTTTACCGAATCTGCAGCCTCGAGGCGAGGGGTAGCTCAAGCCATGTGCAACGTTAATTCATGGTATAGAAGGGGTGGGGTCCGTTGCTTGCATGGATCCTACAATGTAAGGGACCCATTAGAAGACCAAGACGCAGGTCCTGTTGTCCTCTTTCTATCTACACCAGCTGCCTATGTGAATGTATCTCAAAGAATTGGTGTAGTTCCTTTTTGCCTTTGGACTTTGGAAATATAtagtgattttttattttatttttttaactatctTGTCATGGTCACTACTGGTCGATCAATTATTAGTTACGTTCCTTGATACAAATTGCAATGATAAGTCACTCAGTGGTGAAGTTAAAAATATAGTATAATATATGGTCCTGCAAGTGGAAGGATATGATCTAGGGAACATGGCTGTCCTCCCAAGTCAGCTTGGAGAAGACAGTTGGAGGTGAAGTCCACTTAAAGTCCAATACTAAAGATAGAGAGCAAGGTACATGCATGCTAGCATCTAAACTTCTAGCCCATTTTTTTTAGAGAactctttaattagttcaatCATCTGCTCATTTAAAAGAGGCTTGAACCTTTACTATTAATGAAAAACCATCTAGCTAGCTCCTAGTAGTAAGGTGAATACTATGCTTGTCCTTTTGAAGATGTATTTCTAGCTTCTCCTCTTAATGGATTCCTCATGAGAAGAATTTTGTTTTTTCCTTGATGTAGTTATCGATCGCTGACTGCTTAGTCTCGACTTTGTCTCAATCTTCTTCTTCAAAGAGTTAGATTTTGCATGCAATCCTATCTAATCAGTTAATTATTAAGGTCTGAAGAgtaagttttatatatatatatatatatatatatatagttaaccATCCATCTAGAACAACCATATTGACTATCGCCTGTCCCGGCTCAACTGTACGTACGTTGACACTTGACCATGGAGGCAGCAAACAAACTTATTCGAGCGAAGTGCATGCACGGTTC
The genomic region above belongs to Zingiber officinale cultivar Zhangliang chromosome 11A, Zo_v1.1, whole genome shotgun sequence and contains:
- the LOC122031724 gene encoding protein SOB FIVE-LIKE 5-like isoform X1; this encodes MLGEEERDVISSECSSGCQSGWTAYLDNSSCAFSLPLEHEKGDSLEEEEEEEEEDLSMVSDASSGPPHFPEQDKLSLHSINSSTCFEGNDLVKCGNAKKRKVEPEQQYQEHCSSLLDDTASSPLVSQPKASFISEDISSYMKTPMEGDLEFSCGYSATHFERNYTPEKANGLPSIHFSRQAKTYKTNVKERKWKEDLKRLTLYPLLCRRNRRMNLQKSRRDLV
- the LOC122031724 gene encoding protein SOB FIVE-LIKE 5-like isoform X2; the encoded protein is MLGEEERDVISSECSSGCQSGWTAYLDNSSCAFSLPLEHEKGDSLEEEEEEEEEDLSMVSDASSGPPHFPEQDKLSLHSINSSTCFEGNDLVKCGNAKKRKVEPEQQYQEHCSSLLDDTASSPLVSQPKASFISEDISSYMKTPMEGDLEFSCGYSATHFERNYTPEKANGLPSIHFSRQAKTYKTS